A part of Tigriopus californicus strain San Diego chromosome 10, Tcal_SD_v2.1, whole genome shotgun sequence genomic DNA contains:
- the LOC131888032 gene encoding exocyst complex component 1-like — protein sequence MMAGIQLRLQREVFAPHGDQLLSMVQCSSEKKGKRRDIFICLLNETQQASQFRISITELKAHPERPTDLPKKKRSWSIKDLVGIDAKHQGSVDQSEKGDSEGAHNHFELEFEKPYSWVAINGDELKKFLSTLINSCFRHAAIYPHLRLANLPPDLAHLSNVGVDGLALEGTPRSSSREAWPIRDRDEEDGSEYQAISDKEATDLMALMAKCEHAVTNADIFVEDLTLQLSALDDSNISSILQSEEKVKSLMTMLEKALNHTDSIESRLNQYDEYLEHIRDSMDKMEGKTVSIETVNANNKKLLQSVESIVKQLDLPYRYQHVLREAEFNQSSKLRESIQAAKALKKVLLADIDPKLKKMKAVEDQIKNCSKIRDKFSKAVQTHLTNLFVHYGNDKENLDSGHGQLKLARRKHIHKELMKYSELVHWMKDMDPKGFTDLQSSYRQNLCKLYDKDIKKFFDLASYRISGGKQPSIVAGSSTDLSGKKSGKPSGSLIGTDADSIHSDMSLSERERFDDVMETALIEVEDICMDEQYFSINFFRMEQIDKANPDPKKDKKVMAEAREMMAEIFPSLESEMLQFIAFYEKGDNFFTLHALVRLGKHVLSTQDTGSFLAISLGSVLVQIKRNFDNFMKLQLASIKEARVPRRQKCAILSFVINFEGFVNTTEGIFKGSERRSDLEKWYIILVQEMCFVIARISRDHAKTPAEVIKMENYHHLHALLSQMKIAALDSLKKEIKQKYVDAQGAYVTQYFGRPLEKLNVFFEGIQQRVAAGVKESEISYQLAFSKQELRKVISAYPGKEVKKGLDSLYKKVERHLCEEEGLVQVVWRAMQEEFIRQYKHVEDMIQRCYPGAQITLDFTINEVLEYFSDIARSH from the coding sequence CCATCAAGGACTTGGTGGGGATCGATGCCAAGCACCAGGGGAGTGTGGACCAGTCCGAGAAGGGCGACTCCGAAGGGGCCCACAACCATTTTGAACTGGAATTCGAGAAGCCGTATTCTTGGGTGGCCATCAATGGCGATGAGCTGAAGAAATTCTTGTCCACCTTGATCAATTCTTGCTTCCGTCATGCGGCCATCTATCCTCATTTACGATTGGCCAATTTGCCCCCGGATTTGGCACATTTATCCAATGTGGGAGTGGATGGCTTGGCCCTGGAGGGCACGCCTCGATCGAGCTCGCGGGAGGCTTGGCCCATTCGGGATCGGGATGAGGAGGATGGCTCCGAGTATCAGGCCATTTCGGATAAGGAAGCCACCGATTTGATGGCCTTGATGGCCAAGTGCGAGCATGCCGTGACCAATGCTGACATCTTTGTCGAGGATCTGACCTTGCAATTGAGCGCCTTGGACGATTCGAACATCTCATCCATTCTGCAGAGTGAAGAGAAAGTGAAAAGCTTGATGACCATGCTGGAGAAGGCTCTCAATCATACGGACTCGATCGAATCGCGCCTCAATCAGTACGACGAATACTTGGAGCACATCCGGGATTCCATGGACAAGATGGAAGGCAAGACCGTGTCGATTGAGACGGTCAATGCCAATAACAAAAAGCTCCTTCAGAGTGTGGAGAGTATTGTAAAGCAATTGGATCTACCCTATCGCTATCAACACGTTCTCCGGGAAGCCGAATTCAACCAAAGTAGCAAGCTCCGAGAATCCATTCAAGCGGCCAAGGCCTTGAAGAAAGTGCTTTTGGCCGACATTGAtcccaaattgaaaaagatgaaggcCGTCGAGGATCAGATCAAGAACTGCTCCAAAATTCGGGACAAGTTCTCCAAAGCGGTACAAACTCACTTGACCAATTTGTTCGTTCATTATGGCAATGACAAGGAGAATTTGGATTCCGGCCACGGCCAATTGAAACTGGCTCGGCGTAAGCATATTCATAAAGAGCTCATGAAATACTCCGAACTGGTCCACTGGATGAAGGACATGGATCCCAAAGGATTCACGGACCTTCAATCCAGTTACCGACAAAACCTCTGCAAGCTCTACGACAAAGATATCAAAAAGTTCTTTGACTTGGCCAGTTACCGTATCAGTGGGGGCAAGCAACCGTCCATTGTGGCCGGATCCAGCACGGATCTGTCGGGTAAGAAGTCCGGGAAGCCCAGTGGGAGTCTCATTGGCACGGATGCCGATTCCATCCACTCGGACATGTCCTTGTCGGAGCGTGAGCGTTTCGACGACGTCATGGAAACGGCCCTCATTGAGGTGGAGGATATTTGCATGGACGAGCAGTACTTCAGTATCAATTTCTTCCGCATGGAGCAGATTGACAAGGCGAATCCGGATCCCAAGAAGGACAAAAAAGTGATGGCCGAGGCCAGGGAAATGATGGCTGAGATCTTCCCATCCTTGGAGAGTGAAATGCTCCAATTCATCGCCTTCTATGAGAAGGGAGATAATTTCTTCACTCTTCACGCCCTTGTTCGATTGGGCAAGCACGTGTTATCCACTCAAGACACGGGCTCGTTTTTGGCCATCTCCCTTGGGTCAGTCCTGGTTCAAATAAAGCGTAACTTTGACAACTTCATGAAACTCCAATTGGCTTCCATCAAGGAAGCTCGCGTTCCAAGACGGCAGAAATGTGCCATTCTGTCGTTCGTCATCAATTTCGAGGGCTTCGTCAATACCACTGAGGGAATCTTCAAAGGATCGGAACGCCGATCCGACTTGGAGAAGTGGTATATCATCTTAGTCCAAGAGATGTGCTTCGTCATTGCCCGGATTTCCCGCGATCACGCCAAGACGCCGGCTGAAGTGATCAAGATGGAAAACTATCACCACCTCCATGCGCTCTTGTCCCAAATGAAGATCGCTGCTCTGGATTCCTTGAAGAAGGAGATTAAGCAGAAATACGTGGACGCTCAGGGGGCGTACGTGACGCAGTATTTCGGAAGACCCTTGGAAAAGTTGAATGTCTTCTTCGAAGGAATTCAGCAGCGGGTGGCTGCTGGAGTGAAGGAATCCGAAATCAGCTACCAATTGGCATTCAGCAAACAGGAATTGCGGAAAGTGATATCGGCTTATCCAGGCAAGGAAGTGAAAAAGGGCTTGGACAGTCTGTACAAGAAGGTGGAACGGCATTTGTGCGAAGAAGAAGGTCTGGTTCAAGTCGTTTGGCGAGCCATGCAAGAGGAGTTCATCCGGCAATACAAACACGTGGAAGATATGATTCAAAGATGTTATCCCGGTGCTCAAATCACCCTGGATTTTACCATTAATGAGGTCCTGGAATATTTCTCCGACATTGCCCGCTCTCATTGA